Below is a window of Sciurus carolinensis chromosome 6, mSciCar1.2, whole genome shotgun sequence DNA.
GATTACCCAGTATAGCTCCTTAATTTTCTATGTCAGGAGACAACAGTTTGCTCGAGATTATATATGGTTGGTTACTGGCAAGGTCAACATGAGCAATCAGGCAAGATGGTAACAAAATGGGGGTAGGGGGAGGTGCAGTACAGGATATTTTCAAATTGTAGGTTCTCCTACCTTCCTTTAGAGTTGCTGCTCTGGTGAGTGGACTCTTACTAAAAATActtgactgggtgtggtggtgcatacttatAATACCAATGATCCtaagtgaggcaggaagattgtaagtttgagaccagcctcagcaattgaccaaaaccctcagcaacttagcaagatcttgtctcaaaaactaaaaagggctggggatatagcttagtggtaaagtacccgctgggttcaatccccagtgccaaagtgtgtgtgtgtgtgtgtgtgtatatatatataattaaaaatatagtagtTCTCTTGGATTATTGGGGAGGGAGGGAATAAATTGAGGGCCACTATTTCATATAGCAGCCAGGAGAAAGGATTAGAAATGAAATTACTCTTGGGTCTCCCATAGAAGTCCCTAATTTGCTGTTATTATCATGCTTTGCCTGTTAGCAACCAGGAGTCAATGCCAGGATTAAACCTGTTCTCTAGTGCAGGCATTTGGAACCAGCAGGTGAAGGGGAAGATTGGCTCACTTTATTTGGTGTGTATTtgagatgggggaaggaaagtgaTATACAGATGAATAGTACTCCTTAGGagtccattttttcttttttgttagtaTGCCTCACCAAGAATTAGAAAGGTGTGATAGAATTCTGAGGatttgggaagaggaagaaataaaaaggcgtTAATTGTGAAAATACAGGATTATTATTAATATGGGAGGCTGTGTGGAATAAGTATATACACACTGAATGAAGAACAATTTTTCAATGAGGTTAAAGAGTTCTGTGGTAACTTTTAAAGTGTGATTCTATTTTGATGTGAGCCTTATTTTTTTCACCAGTTATAACTATTTTTACAGTAATGATTTATGActtaatgaaaaatacaaaattagaggaatttttccaattttagtttttatgttttcttgtggATCCTTGAGAAAGTTCTTTTGAAAGAAGTCTGAACCTTATTCAAGTTTAAGAAACATTGTATGAGAAGGTAGATATCCTAAGTTCCTCCTTCATCTGGACTAATGAGTAacagtgtgaccttgagcaagttctCTCTCCTTGTAAAATGACAAGAGTGATGTATGATTGCCTTTATTCTAGCTCTGACCTTCTGTGATGCTCTGATGGTTTGTTTCCATGCAAGAAATGCCAATGTAATAGAAAATGTAGAGGCACTTTTCCATTTCCAGTTAACACATGTATATCCTCCCTTCCAGGTTGCAATGGGCTTTTTTCAAGTGGGCTTCGTTTCTGTCTACCTCTCAGATGCCTTGCTGAGTGGATTTGTCACTGGTGCCTCCTTCACTATTCTTACATCTCAGGCCAAATATCTTCTTGGGCTCAGCCTTCCTCGGAGTAATGGTGTGGGCTCATTTATCACTACCTGGATGCATATCTTCAGAAACATCCATAAGACCAATCTCTGTGATCTCATCACCAGCCTTTTGTGCCTTTTGGTCCTTTTGCCAACCAAAGAACTCAATGAGCGCTTCAAGTCCAAACTCAAGGCACCAATTCCTACTGAACTAATTGTTGTCGTGGCAGCCACATTAGCCTCTCATTTTGGAAAACTAAATGAGAATTACAATTCCAGTATAGCTGGACATATTCCCACTGGATTTATGCCACCCCAAGCACCAGATTGGAACCTGATTCCTAGTGTGGCTGTAGATGCAATAGCTATTTCTATTATTGGTTTTGCTATAACTGTATCACTTTCTGAGATGTTTGCCAAGAAACATGGTTACACAGTCAAAGCGAATCAGGAGATGTATGCCATTGGCTTTTGCAATATCATCCCTTCCTTCTTCCACTGCATTACTACTAGCGCTGCTCTTGCAAAGACATTGGTTAAAGAATCAACAGGCTGCCAAACTCAGCTTTCTGCTGTGGTGACAGCCCTGGTTCTTTTGTTGGTTCTACTGATAATTGCACCTTTATTCTATTCCCTTCAGAAATGTGTCCTTGGTGTAATCACTATTGTAAATCTCCGGGGAGCCCTTTGTAAATTTAGAGATGTGCCCAAGATGTGGAGGGTTAGCAGAATGGATACAGTTATATGGTTTGTTACTATGCTGTCCTCTGCATTGATAAGCACTGAAATAGGTCTGCTTGTTGGAGtttgtttttctatgttttgTGTCATCCTCCGCACCCAGAAGCCGAAGATTTCATTGCTTGGCTTGGTGGAAGAGACTGAAATCTTTGAATCCATGTCTGCTTACAAGAACCTTCAGACTAAGCCAGGGATCAAGATTTTCCGCTTTGTAGCTCCACTGTATTACATAAACAAAGAATGCTTCAGATCTGCTTTATACAAAAAAACTTTAAACCCAATCTTGGTAAAGGCAGCTCAGAAGAAGGCAGCAAAGAGAAAGCTCAAAGAGGAAATGGTGACTCTCAGTGGAATCCAGGATGAAGTTTCAATGCAACTTTCCCATGATCCCTTGGAGCTGCATACTGTAGTGATTGACTGCAGTGCAATACAATTTTTAGATACAGCAGGGATCCATACACTGAAAGAAGTTCGCAGAGATTATGAAGCCATTGGTATCCAAGTTCTGCTGGCTCAATGCAATCCCTCTGTGAGGGATTCTTTGGCCAGAGGAGAATAttccaaaaaggaagaagaaaaccttCTTTTCTATAGTGTGTATGAAGCAGTGGCTTTTGCAATAGAATCTCAAAAGCAGAAAGGAATATGTGTTCTTAATGGTCTGAATCTGTCCAGTGATTGAGAAAATAGATGAAAGGAAGAATGTCTAACcaataagttaaaattttaagtatgtaaCATTTTCCAATAATGTCAAGTTGCACACTTGAAATTATTCTTCCTTTGAAGTTTATGGCCTTTGTATATTCTCAAATGCAGCAGAGCTTATAGTTGGgcaaagtcaaaaagaaaaaaatgttgcagTTTCAAGTTTCCATGCAGATATGAAGTATTTGGGGAATGTAATAAATATCTACTGAATTAAACAGTAAAGTAGTCCCCAGACTATGACCACCTTGTTTTAGGGAGCTATTCATTTGAACTTTTTCTCCAGGTGATAAAGGAGTGAAGTTGGAGTTTGCATTAGAAATACAGATGCCTTTGCATGACTCTGTAGAGTGGGAGGGAAAGAAGTTGGAGAGTGTTGAGCCTGCCCTTGTACCAGCAGGGAGTGGGGCTTGTGACACATGAAGTCCTAACTAGACAAGTTTGTTTTTGTGCTTCTCTATTCCCAGTCTTTGTTCCCCAGATAGCAGTAGGATCTCCGGATTTCTGTAGGGAAGAACCAGTCCTATCCTTAAGGCAGGGAACTATAGGCACAGTTTCCTTAGGAGTCTGATGGCCAGCAGGTTTGTGACATCCTCACATTATACAGAATACTCTGTGATATGTTCGATGTTTTAGTCATAGCTTTTTATTTAGGGTAAGTAGTTCAGCAAAGAGTtcttcaaaatcagaaaaagcaTTGTGAATTCTTTCTGTGGTCTCTGTCTGACCACTTATCTACCATAAAACTCTGTTTTAGCATTAAGTTATCCTAGTGTGTTTTCCCATGGAATCTGTCCTAAACTGGCATTTCTGAGTATCAATTACAGTCATGCCAGATAAAGCAAAGCTGATTCTgcattttcttaagtattttattttactactagggattgaacctaggagttctTAAtgattgagccacatccccagctctttttttttttttttttggagacagggtctctgttgccgaggctggccttgaacttgtgatcttcctgcctcagcctcctgagttactgggattataggcatgtgcca
It encodes the following:
- the Slc26a2 gene encoding sulfate transporter; this encodes MSLESKEQHDLSPRDSAEGNDSLPSGVLLKPQKESSTDLKQFETNDQHRPYPRIHVEPQEKSHTNIKQFVIKKLQKSCQCSPTKVKKKIFDFLPVLRWLPKYDLKKNILGDVMSGLIVGILLVPQSIAYSLLAGQEPIYGLYTSFFASIIYFIFGTSHHISVGIFGVLCLMIGEVVDRELHKAGSDFSPSLEMILNRSTLVNHTLDRTCDKSCYAIKVGSTVTFMAGVYQVAMGFFQVGFVSVYLSDALLSGFVTGASFTILTSQAKYLLGLSLPRSNGVGSFITTWMHIFRNIHKTNLCDLITSLLCLLVLLPTKELNERFKSKLKAPIPTELIVVVAATLASHFGKLNENYNSSIAGHIPTGFMPPQAPDWNLIPSVAVDAIAISIIGFAITVSLSEMFAKKHGYTVKANQEMYAIGFCNIIPSFFHCITTSAALAKTLVKESTGCQTQLSAVVTALVLLLVLLIIAPLFYSLQKCVLGVITIVNLRGALCKFRDVPKMWRVSRMDTVIWFVTMLSSALISTEIGLLVGVCFSMFCVILRTQKPKISLLGLVEETEIFESMSAYKNLQTKPGIKIFRFVAPLYYINKECFRSALYKKTLNPILVKAAQKKAAKRKLKEEMVTLSGIQDEVSMQLSHDPLELHTVVIDCSAIQFLDTAGIHTLKEVRRDYEAIGIQVLLAQCNPSVRDSLARGEYSKKEEENLLFYSVYEAVAFAIESQKQKGICVLNGLNLSSD